A stretch of DNA from Candidatus Saccharimonadia bacterium:
TTCGACCGGATTGAGTTCAGGGCACTTCGGCGGCAGTGGCATAATGGTGATGTTGGCGGGAATGAACAATCTTGCTGACAGATGCCATCCGGCTTGATCGACGAGGAGGACGGCGTGGGCCCCTGGTGCGACTGCCTTGGCGATTTCGGCCAGATGCAGGTTCATCGCTTCGGTGTTGCAGGCCGGGAGGATCAGAGCCGCGCCCTTTCCCTGCTTCGGGCAGATGGCTCCGAAGATGTAGGTCGAGGCGGTGCGCTGATCCCGCGGAGCGCTTGGGCGAGTACCGCGCTTGGCCCACCTGCGGGTGATCTTGTTCTTCTGACCAATGCGCGCTTCATCCGCGAACCAAATCTCTATTTCCCCAACATCGACTGCCTTTTCGCGCGCGACTTCATCCAGGCGCGCTGGGAACTTTTTTTAAAATCCTCGATGGCTCCTTCGGCTTGCGCATGATGACGGGGGCGGGCTGAGAGCTTGCGGTAGCCCATCGCACGAAGCTCCCGGCTCAGCGTCTGCTTGGCAACCGTGATGCGGAACTCCTCGTATATCCATTGCGAAAGATCGACC
This window harbors:
- a CDS encoding IS630 family transposase (programmed frameshift), with the translated sequence MAIPLRADFNAGLVRAAAKRSKDGPQARRLLALAAIYDGANRTEAAEIGGVTLQIIRDWVMRFNVLGPDGLIDRKPPGQPSRLNDVQRQAIVRMIESGPIPAIHGVVRWRLVDLSQWIYEEFRITVAKQTLSRELRAMGYRKLSARPRHHAQAEGAIEDFKKKFPARLDEVAREKAVDVGEIEIWFADEARIGQKNKITRRWAKRGTRPSAPRDQRTASTYIFGAICPKQGKGAALILPACNTEAMNLHLAEIAKAVAPGAHAVLLVDQAGWHLSARLFIPANITIMPLPPKCPELNPVENIWQYMRDNWLSNRVFKSYDDIVDHCCYAWNTLIDRPWKIMSIGLRLWAHGF